A single genomic interval of Vicinamibacteria bacterium harbors:
- a CDS encoding PQQ-binding-like beta-propeller repeat protein, which produces VNADWPQWRGPHRDGKSTDTGLLHEWPEGGPPLLWQAEGLGRGFSSVSEASGRLFTMGDFGDTQFVLALSDDDGSILWKTAVGPSWADSDLYPGSRSTPTTDGDRVYALGTEGTLLCLRAATGEVLWRRNLIEDFGGFVMMARAGVNWRYTESPLVDGDRVVATPGAPDAALVALNKLTGDEIWRAAIPELGGNGDDGAGYSSMVVSHAAGVKQYVQLMGRGLVGIRAEDGAFLWGYNRIANDVANIATPIVSGDHVFGSTGYGTGAALLELTASGEGVSAREVYFLEASTFQNHHGGIVLHEGHLYTGTGHNNGLPLSTRFETGEVAWGPIRNDGRNSAAIAYADGHLYFRYQDGLVVLIEASPAAYQECGSFRIPNVDEPSWPHPVVTGGRLYLREQDRLYSYDVRGSHD; this is translated from the coding sequence GTAAACGCCGACTGGCCGCAGTGGCGCGGTCCCCACCGGGACGGCAAGTCGACCGACACCGGTCTCCTCCACGAGTGGCCGGAAGGCGGACCCCCGCTCCTCTGGCAGGCCGAAGGACTGGGACGGGGATTCTCGAGCGTCTCGGAAGCGAGCGGCCGCCTCTTCACCATGGGCGATTTCGGCGACACCCAGTTCGTCCTCGCGCTGAGCGACGACGACGGATCGATCCTCTGGAAGACGGCGGTGGGACCGAGCTGGGCCGATAGCGATCTCTATCCCGGCTCCCGATCCACACCGACGACGGACGGCGATCGTGTCTACGCTCTCGGCACCGAGGGAACCCTCCTGTGCTTGCGCGCCGCGACCGGCGAGGTCCTTTGGCGCCGCAATCTCATCGAGGATTTCGGCGGTTTCGTCATGATGGCGCGCGCCGGCGTCAACTGGCGCTATACGGAGTCACCTCTGGTCGACGGCGACCGGGTGGTCGCCACCCCGGGTGCCCCCGACGCGGCGCTCGTGGCGCTGAACAAGCTCACCGGCGACGAGATTTGGCGCGCCGCCATTCCCGAGCTCGGCGGCAACGGCGACGACGGTGCGGGGTACTCCTCGATGGTCGTCTCCCACGCCGCCGGCGTGAAGCAATACGTTCAGCTCATGGGACGAGGGCTCGTCGGTATCCGAGCCGAAGACGGCGCGTTTCTCTGGGGATACAACCGGATTGCAAACGACGTCGCCAATATCGCGACCCCGATCGTGAGCGGCGATCACGTATTCGGCTCGACGGGATATGGAACCGGGGCGGCGCTTCTCGAGCTCACCGCGAGCGGCGAGGGTGTCAGCGCCCGCGAGGTCTACTTCCTCGAGGCGAGCACGTTTCAGAACCATCACGGGGGCATCGTGCTCCACGAAGGCCACCTCTATACCGGCACGGGACACAACAACGGCCTGCCTTTGAGCACGCGCTTCGAGACCGGAGAAGTGGCCTGGGGCCCCATCCGGAACGACGGGCGGAACTCGGCCGCCATCGCCTACGCCGACGGGCACCTCTACTTCAGGTACCAGGACGGTCTCGTCGTGTTGATCGAAGCCTCTCCAGCGGCATACCAGGAATGCGGGTCCTTCCGCATCCCCAACGTTGACGAGCCCAGCTGGCCCCACCCCGTCGTGACGGGCGGCCGCCTCTATTTGCGGGAGCAGGACCGGCTGTATAGCTACGACGTGCGTGGTTCCCACGATTGA